One Scomber scombrus chromosome 23, fScoSco1.1, whole genome shotgun sequence genomic window, TTGGACTTTTACATGAAGTACCATCAAATCTTCAGCACTGACCAAGACCTTTACTCACCTCACcagcagagaggacagagacaggCCTTTCATTTCTCATGTTTTAGTATCAAGTCTCTGCTCCTGTTACTGTTCATTCAAACTCAACATGTCCTTCATGTTCACTGTTGTCTATATAAATTCAGTGCACATTTCTACAGCATTAATTCCATCAGTACAACATGGTCATATCATCATCACCACTCTCACTTCTGAAACAAACATACTgttattcaatatttaattcCATTCTCtttgtactgtatttttcaGTCACAATGAAGTTTCCTTCAGTGAAACTCACTATTTCCTACACagatatttcaaattaaaagccttCCAGCAGCTCTAAGGGAATTTTCCCCTCACGTTCCTGGTATgtgaaacatctgcaggaaaTCTTGAGTTTCTTAACAGATTTATCTTGACAGTGGTCAAAATTTGGCAAAGAGGAAGTGATTGAAgataattattcaaataaaacagtgttagtatttttttttttttttccaaagtgaAAGCAGCAGCATGGTGAGCATCACTTGATGACTTGGTGCtgtggaaatgtacattatactGTGAGCTACTGTGAGTGTGAGTATAGGTAATTACATCCCCGTAAAATATCGTTTACCTTTTGATTTCATTAGCAAACCAACATTTGCAGTGCTGGACACTCACAGAATACCTTATTATACAGTTCTTTATCAAGTGTTTATTTTGCTGGATTGAAAAAAAGGGCAGAGGTTTCTGTCCTCACATGTTTTTCCAGatcatttatcatattttattcatgattaatatctatgtatctatcacCCGTTTCAAGACTATGTTTATCAAATACTGGTGCTGCCTTTATCAAACCAAGTTAGTTTGAACTAAATCGTCCATAATCTTCATCCGTCAACTTCATTCCAAATACCTTTATCAAGTTTCCCCACTCACACAATCTTAAACTCACACTCACACGCTTTCCTCTCCATTCACATTATCAGCCAAAATCTAGTTGTGAACTAATAATACAGCACCACAGCACTGAAGTTAAAATAAGCTGATGATATTATAATACTCAACAGCACTGAAGTTCAAATAAGCAGACATTTTCATAAGCTTATTGCTTTAAATCTACAGCACATTTGATAAAGCCAATGTACACTAGCAGTTCAGCACCAACAGACACAGTTTGAAAGTCTCTGGtaaaacacagtggagcatttaggaGCTaaaggagttggtggagaccaaaatatTGTTAAAAGATCAGTGATTACTACACATGAATTTGTAATTTGGCCACAAATTGCGAGTCTAATAGGACGACAATGCTGAAGTAGGAAATGGTAAGCTAACACACTAGCCATAAGGACTTCATAAACTGGGGATACGCATTCTGTTCTTAAGTGGTCAATAAAGATGAATCCATTGACATCAGTTATCTACATGTAGTCTGTGTGACAGTCTCTCCAGTCATAGACAAACATCCTGATCCACAGGTAGAAGCAGCATATGGGTATAGTTAAACAAACTTGGTGCAACCAGAACAGACTACATACAACACATACTGGAGAGACTGTGGGACTCATCTAATTCTATAAAAAATCTGCAATACAAACACTCAAAGCACAATTCTACCTCTACCTACTAGTTGCCTTTACTTACATCTGCCTGCTAGCAGTCTCGCTCTCTCTATGGTCTATATGACAAAGAGAAAGTGTGGGAGGTGTTTGTTTAATAGCAGCAGCATACTTGGATGGagtatatttgcatattgtcAGAGGAGTTATAGGAAATCACATCTGTTTAgggcaaaagaaaaaatgaccAACAATGTCAGCATTGTATTTCAAACGAAATGAAACACTGTATCTTTAGTAACTTCACATTTAGTGTGCATTTAAATCCATTCATCAGTTGATCATTGTGTGTCGATggtcagacagacacaaacatataaCTGTCACCTTCAGTGTTGACACTGACAAACAGCTGGAGCTAAACTCAGTAACTATGAGGAAGCGCAGCAGCTATTCAAACCTTATATCACTgtccatcatgttaaatgttaacATTACGGACTGTTATTGTTGTACAACTAGCATAACACGACTAGAAGCTAATTTAAAAGAGTTGGCAGTTACGTTGACGGGACTATTTCACACTTTACGCTGTTCTGCGGCCTGTTAGCAGACAGGCTATGCTGACAGAAGCCAGGTGCAGGTAGCGCAGGTAGACACTTCCTGAAATCATATACCTTGCTAGCATTAGCTTAGCACCTAACTGCTGCCTTTTTAGCGAACGAGACGCAGTGGCTTACCATTTCTCGGATTCCTTTTAAGCTACCACGGCGTTACAGACCAACTCTACCTCTAAACTGCCCGATCCAACGTAAATGTGTACAGTGCAGCTAACGTTGACAGTCCATGTCTGTGTGAGATGCTGTACTACTGAACACCGGACCCATTCCCTGAGCAGTTCCGCCTCCTGCGGAGCATGCGCAAACATTATTACTCTAGCCCTCAGTTTTGCCTGTCAGGTATCACTTCGTTTCTGTCAACTCTAAAAATgagaataatttaataataattattattttattgtaaaaataaaataaataaataaataatacatctcatataaaaaataattgaaaactaCATAAGTATTTAATTGGACCTAAAAGGGGACCTATTTTGCTTTTCTCATATGTACCTGTATGTTGTTACAATGTCGGATGTTCATATTAAAGATGATCGAAGtttcaaataatgaggtaaacgtATGTGATCCCTGTGAACAAAAAGCCCCAATTCAACAGTGGTCTGCTcagttttcaatgttttttttctacattcaaACAGAGCTGATGTCAACTGGGACAGATTTCTTTACATGGCCATCTGCTGCAACCCCTGCAGTCTTGTAACTGTGGTTTTACTGCAGTGCCAAAAAGCACCATTCCCTAACCACCTGTGACTAAACCAGAGACAGACATTGTATGTACATGAGCtgcatttttctctcattatttCAGAGGACTTGGATGACAGACGAATAGAAGGGAAGGCACAAACATCACATGGTCCACAAACTAAGCCTGAATTATGCAAGAAAGTGAttgaaaaatgtgcacaatCCTTTTCACATGTACAAATGGATTCACAAATGCATAAACATGACTTTACAATTACAAATTGCCATTTACAATTTTATTTAGGAAACACTTTTATCCTAAGCGACATATACAACAGAAGCAGGGTCTAGTGAACAACATGAATGAGTGCCATGAAGCTTATTTTGAGTGCAATATGATGTAAGTGACAACAGGCAGTGCATAAAGTGCATAGAGAGCATGTATAAGGGAGTTCAGCTAGGCAGAAGTTGTTTTAGTTGCTGCTTTGTAAGTGTAgagagaaatattgtacttCCCATtctactacatttatttcacagctttagttacttttcagaaatggataatataacaagcttttaaaatacaacacattgttaaagatgaaaccagtggtttccaacctttttttttcttacaaaaagcagtgtgtagtcggctcacatttcagatgtctatgagttgttaacagctttttccctctaaacttctcacatggtttcatttcaataaatgttcaaatgatccaatatttcagcaaaaatcaaagattagagaaaaagtccaaaaactgaaaaaaacatttgtgtatcagaaattagtttattattaaccatctcaccacccctcacatttatctgctgaccctttggaggggccccacccctaggttgggaaccactggactaaacaagctaactgtatataaagtagtgtaaactagctccacctccagcagctacaacagtaacatgctgctctaacactgatgcttcactattaataatctaatgatgtcataataataatatatcagtcagatgaccaaaccactacttttactgtaatactgcatactacatcactcataatactgcagtacttttactgtaatactgcatactacatcactcataatactgcagtacttttactgtaatactgcatactacatcactcataatactgcagtacttttactgtaatactgcatactacatcactcataatactgcagtacttttactgtagtaggatttttcatgcaggacttttacttgtatggattatttttacatcagaatcagaatcacaAAAACGTTATTGTCCATTGCAATTCAGTGGAAATTCATCTTTGAGGTGGCGCTCAATTTACAtagtataaaaaacaacaatatgagACAGCACATAAGAAgattaaaacattgtaaaaaaatatcatGACTAATTGATGATGTTGATGCAGTTGAGATGAAtgattttttgacaatgtttgtttttgctggaGGGACCCTGTATCCGTGGccagatgggaggagttgaaATGAGCTGTGGAGGGTGTGAGGGGTTGTGTATGATGGTGTTGGTTTTCCGTCTGACTGCCTGTGTGTGGAGGTCTGACAGTGACCTAGTCAGTTGAGATTAGAGGTCAATTTATTTGGAATATAGCCAAACTCTTTATCAGTGGAAACTACCTAAAGGGTGCAAAACATAGCCTCAATTGTCATAGCAAGCCTGTACCTAGTTGAGCCTACCCCAAACCACCCAATCTGGTAACACTGTTGGGAGGTCATGGACTTGGGCTATTTGGACACAAGAGGTCAGTATTTGACTTCCACAGATCTTTAACACACCAATGATCACTGAGACAGCAGCTTTGTAAAAACGtactttaataaatataaatactgcaaaaatacaaacaagGTAACTCAAAAATagacatcatcatcaacatagtaaaatagaaaacaaatacatcttTCTTGGTAGTAATGCAGCCATTATTCTGTCTGCAGCAATATCTCTCTCTGTGAAGTGCATCAGTGTCTGTTGTGCAGAACAATAAACTGCTAAAAATGACTTACTTTGAAAACCAAaaactattactattatatACTTTCCTTCATATTTTGTTCCATCTCGTCACAGAAATAAATTAACAGCAAACATAAAATCTTTACAAAGAATGTCTCAGTCAGTCATGTCACATCTGTGAGTCTTTGTCCTCTTCTATTATTATCTTACATCTTAAATAAACTATCCAGTAAAATAAGTCAGTAAAGTCAAAAGCAGCCACATGAATCCTGTTGGTCTGGTTTGGTCATCGTATGGTCATCATGCGGTGTATGAGCAGCAGTGATCTGACAGTGGAATGAGGGCAGGTCTTCAGAGTGGGTTATTGAACTGACCCATGAAGAGAACAGCACCTGCAAATAGGAAGGGAAACATTACATCAACCAACTGCTCTATCTGCACTGCTCACCTCAATGGTATTGTAAATTGATATTTCATGTTCAAATGTCATAAGAGTATaatacctgtgtgtttgtgctggatgaggaagaggaaaggtcTGTCCAGAGTGATCTCTTCTACTGCCATTCGagaaaacatcacagcagctaacagagagaggaaaacatacAAACAGGTCAGtatctgtaatgtgtgtgtgtgtgtgtgtgtgtgtgtgtgtgtgtgtgtgtgtgtgtgtgtgtgtgtgtgtgtgtgtgtgtgtgtgtgtgtgtgtgtgtgtgtgtgtgattcagtCTTAAGCTTACCTGTTGCAGCTGCTCCTTTGGTTCCTTGCTCATTTACTTCAATCTTCACCGTCTGCAGGACCTTTGAAACACACAGCCTCTCATCAGCTGGAGGtcagaaaaacagagacagattAGATACACATTCACTGTGGTTTTTAATATGATCATGTGGTATGGACACTTCATGTTTGACATAAAGGGAAACTGCAGATATTAGTCAATGGCAAATAAAGTGTGTAAAATGACACAGATGTCTCAGATGCAACTAACAGAATTAAATACTATGAACAAAGCTTGTCATATGatgtaatacttttttttagcttttaaccTCAAGGAGGCGCTGTGTGCAGCCTCCTCATGCATCTGTCTCTGATTGTATTTTGCCTGTAGCCTCTTTTGTAACCTCTGTTTTTAACTGCATCTATGTTCTCTAAAGTCATGTTGTTTGTTAATTGTCTTGTTTATGGTATGTGGTGAAGCCAAAAACCTCACTCTATAACTTACCTGTGATGCGTGTGAAGTCAGCAGTAGCCAGGTTGAACATGCTTCCCAGACCCATGTTAAAGAGAGCAGTCTTCAGATTCACTTCAGAGTTCAGAGTAAACCtgcgaaaacacacacaattaacCATTTCATACTGCTTGCTTAAGACTGGTAGCCACGAAAGGATCTATATGACACAAACAACCCTAAAATTCACTGCACTGTTAGCTGCCCAAATACAGGACAGTCTGACCCTGGCTGACTCACCTGGGCATGGCCAGCTGTCTCTTGACGTTTCTCAGCTCTGCTCGCCACTGCTGAATCCTCTGGCTGCTCAGATCTCCACTGAGCGCACTCAGTGACACCTCAGGCTCAAAGGGTGACACCAGCAGCATGCTCAGTGAGTCACCCTCATATGGCACCTCGATTACATCATAGTCCACACCATCAGCCGTCACAAACTCACCTGTTGATTGATAAGAGTTGATTGATATAATGagatttgtgtatttgtgtataaacTTTATGTCATCCAGCATCAAACTGAGATCTTCACTGAGTCAGCGTGTTCAGCCTACCGTAGTTAAAGCGGTTGGTGAGTCTCATCATGTGCACCGGCACAGTGCTGCCATTGGCACAGTGGAACATTCTTTCCTGTGTCAGTTTGGGATCAAAGGGAACCTTCCACAGGCCCTGGAAGTGGAGTGCATTAAGGAGAACCAGGCGAGTCTCATCACTCAGAGTTCCAGATGCCAAGAACTCTGGGATAGAACCTACATATGAAAATGCAACATAACATCACTAAGGTTTCAAAATATGGACACAAAGAAATCAGTCATCTTCATACAATGTTAAGGTTGTCTTCAAGAAGATGGTTTGCTGTTTGCTGGTTAGTGTGAGTACCTGCAGTGTGGTCTGAGATCCATGAGTTGATGATATCAACTGCCTGGTCTGGCTTGGTGAAGTCCACTTGGTGAGGGTGGGTCTGGAAGGCCTTGGACAGAGCCCGACGGTATCTTTTCTCCAGGCTCATCTTCCTCTCCACCATCACTCCGCTAGCTATCTCCACCCCATCTTCACTGGAAAGGTCCCGCTGCAGGAGACGCTGCTGCCTGGACATCCCTCTCTCTACAGGAGAGCCCAGAACATTGTGTTACTCTgggtttttcttatttattttttagctttctAATGCAATTAGCATTAGCAATTAGAATCCCTTTTACTCCAATTCTAATTGTTATTTGTGTCATATAATGTAAGCTACTATTCTACAGCAGGGACACTGATGGGCCTGTTGGGTGCTACTACATGGATAGTCACATTTGGGTGCATACCTTATATGCACCTGTATATGTTTGCTTCGCACTGTATTTGATGTGAAgggaatttaaaaaacatttgtactGATGCACTCAGCATACACATTAAAAGGTGGAAACAATTTTACAGTTAtattttcaactgtaaaatattttctatGAAAATAATCATGGAATCATCTTCTCTTAACTGTATCACTCACCTTGCAGAGAAAAGCCCATTGCAGTATTTAGGGCCTTGCGGGTGTTTCCAGCAGCACCCAGCTGAGCCATAGCTAAGACAGAGGCCACACCGTATGGGGAGAAGGCCACATTCTGGTCCACAGAATCCTTGGCTAGCTGGGAGAAGACCTTCAGGCCAAAGTCAGTCTGTTTATCTTGCAGGGAGCTCATCCCCACTCTGCTCAGGGTTAGCAACAGGAAAATATATACGCACAGCATCCTGtgtaacaaaaaagaaaggcgtaagtttgtgatgtttttttgtcagaaaTGCTGCTTGGTTTAAATTCTGATTCAGTGTGCTTTTAGGTAACATTGGTAAACTGAATGCCTACAGTCACTAGACTATAAAACCTGCCCATACTCTTCTTTGCACAAACATGTAAAATGCGTCAATCATGAGAGAGCAAATATAACACCTTATCCCACAGGAGAGCACAAGCTCAGCAAATATGTTGGATGGAAACATTTTGCCCAACACTTAAACCAGAAGTCAATTGGAAGTGAAATCTACATTTGTAAGTGAGTaaagtgtttctgtttcttattGAAAAGGAACAGTGGATTGCTCAACACTGCAGACAAACTCTAAACAGCTCTCAGATGTTTTCCATAAAACGTTGGGAGTTAGAAAAGCAGCCAAGGACTTTTTAGGTTTTGGTTTCCAGAAAAactaaaagataataaaatttGCTCGAGGATGCAGGAAATGATTCACACATTAGTAAGTATACTTACTGGTATGccagtttagttttagtcatCATTCCATCAGTCAACAATTAGTTTATTCCATCTAGCTCTCCTTTTATCTGTGCCTCTATTATATTATCCC contains:
- the serpine1 gene encoding plasminogen activator inhibitor 1 — translated: MLCVYIFLLLTLSRVGMSSLQDKQTDFGLKVFSQLAKDSVDQNVAFSPYGVASVLAMAQLGAAGNTRKALNTAMGFSLQERGMSRQQRLLQRDLSSEDGVEIASGVMVERKMSLEKRYRRALSKAFQTHPHQVDFTKPDQAVDIINSWISDHTAGSIPEFLASGTLSDETRLVLLNALHFQGLWKVPFDPKLTQERMFHCANGSTVPVHMMRLTNRFNYGEFVTADGVDYDVIEVPYEGDSLSMLLVSPFEPEVSLSALSGDLSSQRIQQWRAELRNVKRQLAMPRFTLNSEVNLKTALFNMGLGSMFNLATADFTRITADERLCVSKVLQTVKIEVNEQGTKGAAATAAVMFSRMAVEEITLDRPFLFLIQHKHTGAVLFMGQFNNPL